In Rosa chinensis cultivar Old Blush chromosome 1, RchiOBHm-V2, whole genome shotgun sequence, a genomic segment contains:
- the LOC112188442 gene encoding axial regulator YABBY 1 isoform X2 codes for MSAAASSNTVFSSPDHLSPSDQLCYVHCNFCDTVLAVSVPCSSLFKTVTVRCGHCSNLLSVNMRGLLLPAAANQLHLGHSFFTQNLPEEIRNAPSNTFSNQPNMMMNESFMPMIRGVEEIPKPPPVVNRPPEKRQRVPSAYNRFIKEEIQRIKAGNPDISHREAFSAAAKNWAHFPHIHFGLMPDQPVKKANIRQDGEDMLIKDNGFFSAPANLGVSPY; via the exons ATGTCTGCTGCTGCCTCTTCCAACACTGTCTTTTCATCACCGGACCACCTCTCCCCCTCCGATCAGCTCTGCTATGTTCACTGCAACTTTTGTGATACTGTTCTCGCG GTAAGCGTTCCTTGCAGCAGTTTGTTCAAGACAGTGACGGTCCGATGCGGCCATTGCAGCAACCTGCTCTCCGTCAACATGCGCGGCCTTCTTCTCCCTGCTGCAGCTAACCAACTTCACCTCGGACATTCTTTCTTCACTCAGAATCTCCCG GAGGAGATCCGAAACGCCCCATCAAACACGTTCTCAAATCAGCCTAACATGATGATGAACGAATCATTTATGCCGATGATTCGAGGAGTTGAGGAGATACCTAAGCCTCCACCTGTTGTTAACAGAC CTCCGGAGAAGAGACAGAGAGTGCCATCTGCCTACAACCGCTTCATCAA GGAAGAGATACAACGTATCAAAGCTGGAAACCCTGATATTAGCCACAGAGAGGCCTTCAGTGCTGCTGCCAAGAAT TGGGCCCACTTCCCTCACATCCACTTTGGCCTGATGCCTGATCAACCCGTGAAGAAAGCCAATATTCGCCAG GATGGAGAGGACATGCTCATCAAAGATAATGGATTTTTCAGCGCTCCTGCAAATTTGGGTGTCTCCCCCTACTAA
- the LOC112188442 gene encoding axial regulator YABBY 1 isoform X1, with product MSAAASSNTVFSSPDHLSPSDQLCYVHCNFCDTVLAVSVPCSSLFKTVTVRCGHCSNLLSVNMRGLLLPAAANQLHLGHSFFTQNLPQEEIRNAPSNTFSNQPNMMMNESFMPMIRGVEEIPKPPPVVNRPPEKRQRVPSAYNRFIKEEIQRIKAGNPDISHREAFSAAAKNWAHFPHIHFGLMPDQPVKKANIRQDGEDMLIKDNGFFSAPANLGVSPY from the exons ATGTCTGCTGCTGCCTCTTCCAACACTGTCTTTTCATCACCGGACCACCTCTCCCCCTCCGATCAGCTCTGCTATGTTCACTGCAACTTTTGTGATACTGTTCTCGCG GTAAGCGTTCCTTGCAGCAGTTTGTTCAAGACAGTGACGGTCCGATGCGGCCATTGCAGCAACCTGCTCTCCGTCAACATGCGCGGCCTTCTTCTCCCTGCTGCAGCTAACCAACTTCACCTCGGACATTCTTTCTTCACTCAGAATCTCCCG CAGGAGGAGATCCGAAACGCCCCATCAAACACGTTCTCAAATCAGCCTAACATGATGATGAACGAATCATTTATGCCGATGATTCGAGGAGTTGAGGAGATACCTAAGCCTCCACCTGTTGTTAACAGAC CTCCGGAGAAGAGACAGAGAGTGCCATCTGCCTACAACCGCTTCATCAA GGAAGAGATACAACGTATCAAAGCTGGAAACCCTGATATTAGCCACAGAGAGGCCTTCAGTGCTGCTGCCAAGAAT TGGGCCCACTTCCCTCACATCCACTTTGGCCTGATGCCTGATCAACCCGTGAAGAAAGCCAATATTCGCCAG GATGGAGAGGACATGCTCATCAAAGATAATGGATTTTTCAGCGCTCCTGCAAATTTGGGTGTCTCCCCCTACTAA